The genomic region TCCGTGCCCTCAGTGTTCTCCAGCGTAGCGGGTGGTGAACAGATCGCTGCAACTATAAGCTCTATAGCAATTTGTTATAAGCTATATATATTCACACCTTTTTCGTACACATACTCGGATTCCCATGCCATCGATACATCGACAATATGCCAATGTTGAGCCCTTTATGCCTACAGTCCATAGGCCTGACGACCTTATCCAGGTTAAACGTCAGCCTACAGTCTAATGCCTTTCTTAGGCTCATTCCACCATTCTATTTCAATAAAAATATCTGCTATATATCTGCTTGACTTAAAATGATTCATTGCTATGTTCTACACATATAAATCACGGAATCCATGCCCCGTCATCCGATCGTGTGGTGGCGTCTCATGGAACGGAGAAAGAAAACAATCTCTAGGAGTTCTACATGAAATATGGTCACTTTGATGATGAAAACAGCGAATACGTTATCACCACCCCGCAAACGCCCTATCCCTGGATTAATTATATGGGAGCCGATCATCTGCTGGGCATGATTTCTAATACCGGCGGCGGATATTGTTATTATAAAGATGCACGCTATCGCCGTTTGCTGCGTTATCGCTACAATTCGATTCCCCTTGATATGAACGGGCGCTATTTTTATATCCGCGAAGAAGACGGCGCGGTCTGGTCGCCCACATGGAAACCGGTAATGACCGAGCTGGATCAATACGAATGCCGGCACGGCATGGGATACTCCATCATATCCGGCGTGCGCAATCAGCTCAGCGCATCCGTCACCTTTTTTATTCCCGAAGAAGATCCCTGCGAAATCCATTTGCTGGAATTGCATAACAGGAGTGCTGCACCACGAACGCTGACACTGTTTTCCTATGTAGAATTTGCGCTGTGGGACGCTCTGACGGACATGACGAATTTTCAACGCAATCTGAGCGTCGCCGAGACTGAAGTGGAAGATTCAGTCATCTACCACAAAACAGAATACCGCGAACGGCGGAACCATTTTGCCTTTTACAGCTGCGGCAGTCCGATGAACGGCTTTGATACTGATCGCGACGCATTTGTCGGACCCAACCAGACATTGAGCACGCCTCAAGCGGTTACGGAAGGCCTGTCCCGCAACTCTCAGCGCATTGGGTGGTTCCCCATTGCCTCCCACAGCGTAAAGATCACTTTACAAGCGGGAGAGAAGAAAGCCATTCCCTTCATCCTCGGCTATGTGGAAAATGCCCCGGAGAAAAAATGGGCGGCACCCACCGTAATAAACAAAGAAAAAGCACGGCACGTCATTGCAAAATATGATGTCGACGGATGTACGGCCGCACTGAATGCATTGAAGGAAAGCAAACAAACTCAAATAAACACCTTCAAGGTCACCTCGGACGACAAGAAATTTGATCGCATGGTGAACATCTGGAATCCCTATCAGACCATGACTACCTTCACCGTATCCCGCAGTGCATCCGGATTTGAATCGGGCATCGGTCGCGGCATCGGATTCCGGGATTCCAACCAGGATGTGATGGGGGCGGTCTCATTAATCCCCGACCGCTGCCGGGCACGCATTCTGGAACTGGCGGAAATTCAGTTCAAAGACGGATCCGCCTACCATCAATTCCAGCCGCTGACGAAACAGGGAAATGCAGATGTGGGCTCCCACTTCAACGATGATCCGCTCTGGCTGCTGTTCTCCACGGTGGACTATCTGCGTGAAACGGGAGACGACTCCATTCTGGATGCACCTGCCAAGTTCGTTGATGGCGACGCAACGGATCACGCCACCCTGCTGGATCACATGATCGCATCGGTTGAATTCATTTTGAACAATCTGGGTCCCCACGGGCTGCCACTGATCGGACGGGCCGACTGGAATGACTGTCTGAACCTGAATGCCCATTCATCCAATCCCGACGAATCTTTTCAAACCTGCGATAACGGGGAGGCACGTGTGGCTGAATCCATCTTCATTGCGGGCATGTTCTGCGCGACGGTTCCCGAATTCATCGCCCTCTGCACGCGTTATAAACGATCTATCGATATCCCCCGGTACCAGCAGGCCACAGAAACCATGAAGCAGACCGTCATTCAGCATGGACGCGATGCCGCATGGTATTTGCGCGCCTATGATGCCGAAGGCCATAAAGTGGGTTCCAGCGAAAACAAAGAAGGCTCCATCTACATAGAACCGCAAGGCATGTGCGTTATGGCTGGACTGGGCATAGAAGACGGCTTCGCAGAAAAAGCACTGGACTCGGTGCACAGCAAACTGGCCACGGATCACGGCATTATGCTCCAGCAACCGGCCTACACATCCTACCGGATAGAACTGGGCGAAATCAGTTCCTACCCTCCGGGATATAAGGAAAATGCAGGCGTATTCAGTCACAACAATGCATGGATCGTCATAGCCGAAACCCTGCTGCATCGTCCGGAGCGCGCCTTTGACTACTACAAATCTGTGACCCCTGCCTATCGTGAAGCCATAAGCGAACTACACCGCATGGAACCCTATGTTTATGCGCAAACCATCGCAGGAGCAGATGCCCCGGTACCCGGCGAAGCAAAAAATTCATGGCTGACCGGAACTTCCTCCTGGTTTTATATTGCGGCCACACGGTACATTCTCGGCATTCGGCCTGAATTCGACGGATTGACCATTGATCCATGCCTGCCCGGGCAGCTGGGCGACACCCTTCGCGTTACACGTGTACTGCGCGGTGTGACATACCACATAACCATCCGGCGAGGCACAGGATACAGCCTGTCATCGTCCACCATCGGCGTAAAGATCATCAATAAAACGGTGATGGCTCCCCAAGAGGCCGCAGACGTCATGGTTGAGTGCACCGTCTGAAAGAATATCCTCCTCAAATTCTAACTAAAAAAAGGTATCCGGAATAAATCCGGATACCTTTTATCATCAAATTTCTCCGTTTTCAGCCACGGAAA from Spartobacteria bacterium harbors:
- a CDS encoding glycosyl transferase, with product MKYGHFDDENSEYVITTPQTPYPWINYMGADHLLGMISNTGGGYCYYKDARYRRLLRYRYNSIPLDMNGRYFYIREEDGAVWSPTWKPVMTELDQYECRHGMGYSIISGVRNQLSASVTFFIPEEDPCEIHLLELHNRSAAPRTLTLFSYVEFALWDALTDMTNFQRNLSVAETEVEDSVIYHKTEYRERRNHFAFYSCGSPMNGFDTDRDAFVGPNQTLSTPQAVTEGLSRNSQRIGWFPIASHSVKITLQAGEKKAIPFILGYVENAPEKKWAAPTVINKEKARHVIAKYDVDGCTAALNALKESKQTQINTFKVTSDDKKFDRMVNIWNPYQTMTTFTVSRSASGFESGIGRGIGFRDSNQDVMGAVSLIPDRCRARILELAEIQFKDGSAYHQFQPLTKQGNADVGSHFNDDPLWLLFSTVDYLRETGDDSILDAPAKFVDGDATDHATLLDHMIASVEFILNNLGPHGLPLIGRADWNDCLNLNAHSSNPDESFQTCDNGEARVAESIFIAGMFCATVPEFIALCTRYKRSIDIPRYQQATETMKQTVIQHGRDAAWYLRAYDAEGHKVGSSENKEGSIYIEPQGMCVMAGLGIEDGFAEKALDSVHSKLATDHGIMLQQPAYTSYRIELGEISSYPPGYKENAGVFSHNNAWIVIAETLLHRPERAFDYYKSVTPAYREAISELHRMEPYVYAQTIAGADAPVPGEAKNSWLTGTSSWFYIAATRYILGIRPEFDGLTIDPCLPGQLGDTLRVTRVLRGVTYHITIRRGTGYSLSSSTIGVKIINKTVMAPQEAADVMVECTV